A genomic window from Triticum urartu cultivar G1812 chromosome 7, Tu2.1, whole genome shotgun sequence includes:
- the LOC125524736 gene encoding sucrose:sucrose 1-fructosyltransferase-like encodes MKSRGASAVPDTPPVMSGHALQQHQRGGGGGGGGTRWRECAAVLGAVAVVVLVVTHALLNVGDNLDDVADPVARLRAATDEKAAVLSKKTPGEAQAEQDIKAAAGADADRFLWSKEMLQWQRSGYHFQPDGNFMNDPNAPMYYRGLYHFFYQYNPKGVVWNKIAWGHAVSSDLVHWRHLPVAMVPDQWYDINGVLTGSATMLPNGTVILLYTGNSDTFAQVQCLAFPADPADPLLRTWTKHPANPVIFPPPGIGDRDFRDPMAAWFDKSDNTWRTIIGSKDDHGHAGIALMYKTKDFIKYELIPDPVHRVEGTGMWECIDLYPISGGSDSSEEVIHVMKASVNDEWHDYYALGRFDAEANRWTPLDPEADVGIGMRVDWGKFYASTSFYDPVKQRRVSWGFVGETDSPNTDIAKGWASLQGIPRKVVLDEKTRTNILQWPVEEIDTLRYNTTNFSGITVESSSVITLPLRQVSQLDIEASFRLNASAIAALNKADVSYNCSTSGGATERGALGPFGLLIHATNSGSEQLAVYFYIYKGLDGGLRTQFCHDESGSSRAKELLKRVVGSTMPVLHGEALSARVLVDHSIVESFVMGGRMTVTSRVYPMEAIHAAGRVCVFNNATGSAVTVEKLVVHEMASAPIQAYRDA; translated from the exons ATGAAGTCACGCGGCGCTAGCGCTGTCCCCGACACGCCGCCGGTCATGTCTGGGCACGCGCTGCAGCAGCAccagcggggcggcggcggcggcggcggcggcaccaGGTGGCGCGAGTGCGCCGCCGTGCTGGGCGCCGTGGCCGTGGTGGTGCTAGTCGTCACCCATGCGCTCCTCAACGTGGGCGACAATCTCGACGACGTGGCTGACCCGGTAGCCCGTCTCCGGGCAGCCACCGACGAGAAAGCGGCCGTTCTGTCGAAGAAGACTCCCGGGGAGGCCCAAGCGGAGCAGGACATCAAGGCCGCCGCCGGCGCCGATGCCGACCGGTTCCTGTGGAGCAAGGAGATGCTGCAGTGGCAGCGCAGCGGTTACCATTTCCAGCCGGATGGGAACTTCATGAACG atCCCAATG CTCCCATGTATTACCGTGGACTGTATCACTTCTTCTACCAGTACAATCCCAAAGGCGTCGTCTGGAACAAGATCGCCTGGGGCCACGCCGTGTCGTCGGACCTGGTCCACTGGCGCCATCTCCCCGTCGCCATGGTGCCCGACCAATGGTACGACATCAACGGCGTCTTGACGGGATCCGCCACCATGCTCCCCAATGGCACGGTCATCTTGCTTTACACGGGCAACAGTGACACCTTTGCCCAGGTTCAGTGCCTCGCCTTCCCTGCAGACCCTGCAGACCCCCTCCTCCGTACCTGGACCAAGCACCCTGCCAACCCCGTCATCTTCCCGCCCCCTGGCATTGGCGACAGGGACTTCCGCGACCCCATGGCCGCATGGTTTGATAAGTCCGACAACACATGGCGCACCATCATAGGGTCCAAGGATGACCATGGTCATGCCGGTATTGCCCTCATGTACAAGACGAAAGACTTCATCAAGTACGAGCTCATCCCGGACCCGGTCCACCGTGTCGAGGGCACCGGCATGTGGGAGTGCATCGACCTCTACCCCATTAGCGGTGGCAGCGACTCATCAGAGGAGGTGATACATGTGATGAAGGCGAGCGTGAACGATGAGTGGCATGACTACTACGCGTTGGGGAGGTTTGATGCAGAGGCCAACAGGTGGACGCCGTTGGACCCGGAAGCTGATGTGGGTATCGGCATGAGGGTCGATTGGGGTAAGTTTTATGCCTCTACATCCTTCTATGATCCGGTCAAGCAGCGGCGTGTGAGCTGGGGGTTTGTTGGCGAGACCGACTCACCCAACACCGACATAGCCAAGGGATGGGCAAGCCTCCAG GGGATTCCAAGGAAAGTAGTGCTAGACGAGAAAACCCGGACGAACATCCTCCAATGGCCGGTGGAGGAGATCGACACCCTCCGCTACAACACCACCAACTTCAGCGGCATCACCGTCGAGTCTAGCTCTGTCATAACCCTCCCTCTCCGCCAAGTTTCTCAACTCGATATCGAGGCATCCTTTCGCCTCAACGCTTCAGCCATCGCCGCCCTCAACAAGGCCGATGTCAGCTACAACTGTAGTACAAGTGGTGGTGCCACCGAACGAGGCGCGCTCGGCCCCTTTGGTCTTCTCATCCATGCCACCAACAGCGGCAGCGAACAACTGGCAGTGTACTTCTACATTTACAAGGGTCTTGATGGGGGCCTCCGGACCCAGTTCTGCCATGATGAGTCAGGGTCATCGCGAGCCAAGGAACTGCTGAAGCGCGTGGTGGGAAGCACCATGCCCGTGCTCCATGGAGAGGCTTTATCCGCAAGGGTGCTTGTGGATCATTCGATTGTGGAGAGCTTTGTGATGGGTGGGAGGATGACGGTGACATCGCGCGTGTACCCTATGGAGGCCATCCATGCGGCTGGTAGGGTGTGCGTTTTCAACAACGCCACCGGGTCCGCCGTTACCGTCGAGAAGCTCGTGGTGCACGAGATGGCCTCAGCACCAATACAAGCATACCGTGATGCATGA